A portion of the Fretibacterium sp. OH1220_COT-178 genome contains these proteins:
- the nikB gene encoding nickel ABC transporter permease, with protein MLRYIVRRVLFLIPVLIGVAFCVFTLLYFTPGDPARMVLGDLATEEAVKEFRDREGLNDPFLVQFGNYIWKAVTKGDIGRSYITKRSVAQEIMAAFPATLRLSAFAMIIAIVIGIPCGIVSAIKQYSWFDTFTMIFAMIGLSMPVFWLGLLLILLFSVHLRWLPSSGFSTFKAMILPSAALAAQSISMVTRMTRSSMLEVVRADYIRTARAKGQKESVVIWVHALRNALIPVVTLCGLQFGHLLAGAILTESIFAIPGVGRLMVNSIMQRDYPMVQGGVLFIAVTFSFVNLLVDLLYAYIDPRIKAQLK; from the coding sequence TGTCCTCTTCCTGATCCCCGTGCTGATAGGCGTGGCGTTCTGCGTCTTCACGCTCCTCTACTTCACGCCCGGAGACCCGGCGCGCATGGTGCTGGGCGACCTGGCCACGGAGGAGGCGGTCAAGGAATTTCGGGACCGGGAGGGATTGAACGACCCCTTTCTGGTGCAGTTCGGAAACTACATCTGGAAGGCCGTGACGAAGGGCGATATCGGCCGTTCCTACATCACCAAACGGTCGGTCGCCCAGGAGATCATGGCGGCGTTCCCCGCCACGCTCAGGCTGTCCGCCTTCGCGATGATCATCGCCATCGTCATCGGCATCCCCTGCGGCATCGTCTCGGCTATCAAACAGTATTCCTGGTTCGACACCTTCACGATGATCTTCGCCATGATCGGCCTGTCCATGCCGGTCTTCTGGCTGGGACTCCTGCTGATCCTGCTCTTCTCGGTGCACCTGCGCTGGCTGCCCTCCTCCGGCTTCTCCACCTTCAAGGCCATGATCCTGCCCTCGGCCGCTCTGGCCGCCCAGTCCATCTCGATGGTCACGCGCATGACGCGCTCCTCGATGCTGGAGGTCGTCCGCGCGGACTACATCCGCACGGCGCGCGCCAAGGGGCAGAAGGAGTCCGTCGTCATCTGGGTGCACGCGCTGCGTAACGCCCTGATTCCGGTGGTTACCCTCTGCGGGCTTCAGTTCGGCCATCTTCTGGCGGGGGCCATCCTGACGGAGTCCATCTTCGCCATCCCCGGGGTCGGCCGCCTCATGGTCAACTCCATCATGCAGCGCGACTACCCCATGGTCCAGGGCGGCGTCCTCTTCATCGCCGTGACGTTCAGCTTCGTCAATCTCCTGGTGGACCTGCTCTATGCCTATATCGACCCGCGCATCAAAGCGCAGCTCAAGTAA
- the nikC gene encoding nickel transporter permease, with protein MNMERSIDVPELTKRRRRGPLLEVLFRLSKSPLAMFGLAIILLLIFCAIFADLIAPYDPAKQDLMRMFETPSAQHWLGTDEFGRDILSRLIYGARVSLQVGFIAVGIALVVGGMLGATAGYYGGWLDNGIMRVMDVLLSIPQTLLAIAIVAALGPSLMNLMIAVGISAVPNYARIVRGSVLSIRGMEFIEAARSVGSSDLRIILKHIIPNSMAPIIVQSTLGVASAILNAAGLSFIGLGIQPPNPEWGAMLSGGRQYIRDFPHLTLYPGLAIMFTILALNFLGDGLRDALDPKLKR; from the coding sequence ATGAATATGGAACGCTCGATCGATGTTCCCGAGCTGACGAAGCGCCGCCGCCGCGGACCCCTCCTCGAGGTGCTGTTCCGGCTGAGCAAGAGCCCTCTGGCGATGTTCGGCCTCGCGATCATCCTGTTGCTGATCTTCTGCGCCATCTTTGCGGACCTCATCGCGCCCTACGACCCCGCCAAGCAGGACCTGATGCGCATGTTCGAGACCCCGTCCGCACAGCACTGGCTGGGCACGGACGAGTTCGGCCGCGACATCCTGAGCCGGCTGATCTACGGCGCGCGCGTCTCCCTGCAGGTCGGATTCATCGCCGTGGGCATCGCCCTGGTGGTGGGCGGAATGCTGGGGGCGACGGCCGGCTACTACGGCGGCTGGCTGGACAACGGCATCATGCGCGTGATGGACGTGCTGCTCTCCATCCCGCAGACCCTGCTGGCCATCGCCATCGTCGCGGCGCTGGGGCCCAGCCTCATGAACCTGATGATCGCGGTGGGCATCTCGGCCGTGCCGAACTACGCCCGCATCGTACGCGGCTCCGTCCTCTCGATCCGCGGCATGGAGTTCATCGAGGCGGCGCGGTCCGTCGGCAGCTCCGACCTGCGCATCATCCTCAAGCACATCATCCCGAACAGCATGGCCCCGATCATCGTGCAGTCCACGCTGGGCGTGGCCTCGGCCATTCTGAACGCCGCGGGGCTCTCCTTCATCGGCCTGGGCATCCAGCCGCCCAATCCCGAGTGGGGCGCCATGCTCTCCGGAGGACGCCAGTACATCCGCGACTTCCCGCACCTGACGCTCTATCCGGGCCTTGCGATCATGTTCACGATCCTCGCGCTGAACTTCCTGGGCGACGGCCTGCGCGATGCGCTGGATCCGAAGCTGAAGCGCTGA
- a CDS encoding ABC transporter ATP-binding protein, with the protein MDNKNKKDLLLEVRDLTIQYVTDSGTVHAVEGLNLQLGRGETLGFVGETGAGKTTTALGIMRLIPSPPGVVRSGEILFEGEDLLKKSEAEMRSIRGGKIAMIFQDPMTSLNPVMTVDKQIAEMIKLHRNVSDAEALKQAGDMLELVGIRRERMHDYPHQFSGGMKQRVVIAIALACDPGLLIADEPTTALDVTIQAQVLELMKKLKQQFDASMILITHDLGIVADICDKVAIMYAGRVVEYADKRSLYSNPLHPYTIGLFKSVPDLEEDVDELAVIPGLMPDPMDLPSGCTFHPRCSMAEESCSRVRPEAVELEPGHFVACPVRARMLGKA; encoded by the coding sequence ATGGACAACAAGAACAAGAAGGACCTGCTGCTGGAGGTCAGGGATCTGACGATCCAGTACGTGACGGACAGCGGTACGGTGCACGCGGTTGAGGGCCTGAACCTCCAGCTGGGCCGGGGCGAGACCCTGGGCTTCGTCGGAGAGACGGGCGCGGGCAAGACGACCACGGCGCTCGGCATCATGCGCCTGATTCCGTCGCCCCCCGGAGTGGTGCGGTCCGGAGAGATCCTCTTCGAGGGGGAGGACCTGCTGAAGAAGAGCGAGGCGGAGATGAGGTCCATCCGCGGCGGGAAGATCGCCATGATCTTCCAGGACCCGATGACGAGCCTCAACCCCGTCATGACGGTGGACAAACAGATTGCCGAGATGATCAAGCTGCACCGGAACGTCTCCGATGCGGAGGCGCTGAAGCAGGCGGGCGACATGCTGGAGCTGGTGGGCATCCGGCGCGAGCGCATGCACGACTACCCGCACCAGTTCTCCGGCGGAATGAAGCAGCGCGTGGTCATCGCCATCGCCCTGGCCTGCGACCCCGGGCTTTTGATCGCGGACGAGCCGACGACGGCGCTGGACGTGACCATCCAGGCCCAGGTGCTGGAGCTGATGAAGAAGCTGAAGCAGCAGTTCGACGCCTCGATGATCCTGATCACGCACGACCTGGGCATCGTCGCGGACATCTGCGACAAGGTCGCGATCATGTACGCGGGGCGGGTGGTGGAGTACGCGGACAAGCGCTCCCTCTACAGCAACCCGCTGCACCCCTACACGATAGGGCTCTTCAAGTCCGTTCCGGACCTGGAGGAGGACGTCGACGAGCTGGCGGTCATTCCGGGCCTGATGCCGGATCCCATGGACCTCCCGTCGGGCTGCACGTTCCATCCGCGCTGCTCCATGGCGGAGGAGAGCTGCTCCCGCGTCCGTCCCGAGGCGGTCGAGCTGGAGCCGGGGCATTTCGTGGCCTGCCCCGTGCGCGCCCGAATGCTGGGCAAGGCCTAG
- a CDS encoding ABC transporter ATP-binding protein produces MMDNNRPYIRVENLKKYFSTKRGMLHAVDDVSFDIKKGETLGLVGESGCGKSTLGRCLIRLLESTAGSVMLQDRGGDGYTDVTKVSASTMKELRKRVQIVFQDPYSCLNPRLSVWELIAEPLIVNGVYSDRGAMRKRIRELMSTVGLAERLENSYPHELDGGRRQRIGIARSLALNPEFIVLDEPVSALDVCIQAQILNLLNELQREFHYTYVFISHNLSVVKHVSDRIAVMYLGKIVELCDYKELFVTPLHPYTQALLSAIPVARLDVQKERIILEGDVPSPIEPPDGCRFMGRCRYCQDVCRRETPELKEHLPGHYVACHFAGDLKESARP; encoded by the coding sequence ATGATGGACAACAACAGGCCCTACATTCGGGTCGAGAACCTGAAAAAGTATTTCAGCACCAAGCGCGGCATGCTGCACGCCGTCGACGACGTCAGCTTCGACATCAAGAAGGGCGAGACCCTGGGGCTGGTGGGGGAGTCCGGCTGCGGCAAGTCGACGCTGGGCCGGTGCCTCATCCGCCTTCTGGAGAGCACGGCGGGCAGCGTCATGCTCCAGGACCGAGGCGGCGACGGCTACACCGACGTCACGAAGGTCAGCGCCTCCACGATGAAGGAGCTGCGCAAGCGCGTGCAGATCGTCTTTCAGGACCCCTATTCCTGCCTGAACCCCCGGCTTTCCGTCTGGGAGCTCATCGCGGAGCCCCTGATCGTCAACGGCGTCTACAGCGACAGGGGGGCCATGCGCAAGCGCATCCGCGAGCTGATGAGCACGGTCGGCCTGGCGGAGCGGCTGGAGAACAGCTACCCGCACGAGCTGGACGGCGGACGCCGCCAGAGGATCGGCATCGCGCGCTCCCTGGCCCTGAACCCGGAGTTCATCGTTCTGGACGAGCCGGTCTCCGCGCTCGACGTCTGCATCCAGGCCCAGATCCTGAACCTGCTGAACGAGCTGCAGCGCGAGTTCCACTACACCTACGTGTTCATCTCGCACAACCTCAGCGTGGTGAAGCACGTCTCCGACCGCATCGCGGTGATGTACCTCGGAAAGATCGTGGAGCTGTGCGACTACAAGGAGCTCTTCGTGACCCCGCTGCACCCCTACACCCAGGCGCTCCTCTCCGCCATTCCCGTGGCGCGTCTGGACGTGCAGAAGGAGCGCATCATCCTGGAGGGCGACGTCCCCAGCCCCATCGAGCCGCCGGACGGCTGCCGGTTCATGGGGCGCTGCCGCTACTGTCAGGACGTCTGCCGCCGCGAGACTCCGGAGCTCAAAGAGCATCTGCCCGGGCACTACGTGGCGTGCCATTTCGCGGGTGATCTCAAGGAGTCGGCGAGGCCCTAG
- the pepT gene encoding peptidase T — translation MYSTLERFLKYVTYDTQSAVEADTVPSTPGQLVLAREMAEELRQLGLKDVEVTEHAYVTATLPGNTKKKVPAIGFIAHLDTATELTGKDVKPRVVKNYDGGDVVLNEAEGVVLSPRDFPFLSDYKGQDLVVTDGTTLLGADNKAGMAEVMGAVDYLVRHPEVEHGDVKVAFTPDEEVGHLAKLLDIEKFGADFAYTLDGGPVGEVCYENFNAANATVRILGRAVHPGTAKGMMLSAVTMGHEFLSLFPAAETPATTERYEGFYHCTNFEAGTERATLRFIIRDHDSKRFAERKAFMEKAVNWMRDKYGADRFELEMKDQYFNMADKLAGNMHVVETAMEAMRELGIEPQIIPMRGGTDGAALSWRGLLTPNLFTGGHNYHGRFEFIPVQAMEKATEMALKILELYVRKAG, via the coding sequence ATGTATTCGACGCTCGAACGTTTTCTGAAGTACGTGACCTACGACACCCAGTCCGCCGTGGAGGCCGATACCGTACCCAGCACGCCGGGGCAGCTGGTTCTGGCCCGGGAGATGGCCGAGGAGCTGCGGCAGCTGGGGCTGAAGGACGTGGAGGTGACGGAGCACGCCTACGTCACCGCGACGCTGCCCGGCAACACAAAGAAGAAGGTGCCCGCCATCGGGTTCATCGCGCACCTGGACACGGCCACCGAGCTGACCGGCAAGGACGTCAAGCCTCGCGTCGTGAAGAACTACGACGGCGGCGACGTCGTCCTGAACGAGGCGGAGGGCGTGGTGCTCTCGCCGCGCGACTTCCCCTTCCTGTCCGACTACAAGGGGCAGGACCTGGTCGTTACGGACGGGACCACCCTGCTGGGCGCGGACAACAAGGCCGGCATGGCCGAGGTGATGGGGGCCGTGGACTACCTGGTGCGGCATCCGGAGGTGGAGCACGGCGACGTCAAGGTCGCCTTCACCCCCGACGAGGAGGTTGGGCACCTGGCGAAGCTGCTGGACATCGAAAAGTTCGGAGCGGACTTCGCCTACACGCTGGACGGAGGCCCGGTGGGCGAGGTCTGCTACGAGAACTTCAACGCGGCGAACGCGACGGTGCGGATCTTGGGGCGCGCGGTCCATCCGGGCACGGCCAAGGGCATGATGCTGAGCGCGGTGACGATGGGGCACGAGTTCCTGTCGCTGTTCCCGGCTGCGGAGACCCCGGCCACGACGGAGCGGTACGAGGGGTTCTATCACTGCACGAACTTCGAGGCGGGGACCGAGCGCGCGACGCTGCGCTTCATCATCCGCGACCACGATTCCAAAAGGTTCGCGGAGCGCAAGGCGTTCATGGAGAAGGCCGTGAACTGGATGCGCGACAAATACGGCGCGGACCGGTTCGAGCTGGAGATGAAGGACCAGTACTTCAACATGGCCGACAAGCTGGCGGGCAACATGCACGTGGTGGAGACGGCGATGGAGGCGATGCGCGAGCTGGGCATCGAGCCGCAAATCATCCCGATGCGCGGCGGCACGGACGGAGCGGCGCTGTCCTGGCGCGGGCTCCTGACGCCGAACCTGTTCACGGGCGGCCACAACTACCACGGCCGCTTCGAGTTCATCCCCGTCCAGGCGATGGAGAAGGCCACCGAGATGGCGCTCAAGATCCTGGAGCTCTACGTCAGAAAGGCCGGTTGA